The genome window CCCTTCACCGTTTCCGGGCGCAAGGGCGACATGGTCGTCGACCGCGACGAACACATCCGCGAAGGCGCGACCGCCGAGGGAATGGGCAAGCTTCGCCCCGCCTTCACCAAGGATGGATCGGTCACCGCGGGCAATGCGAGCGGCATCAACGATGGCGCGGCCGCCGTCCTGCTGATGAGTGCAGATGATGCCGAAAAGCGCGGAATCGAGCCGCTGGCACGGATCGTGAGCTACGCGACCGTCGGGCTCGACCCGTCGATCATGGGCACGGGGCCGATCGGGGCGAGCCGCAAGGCCCTCGAGAAGGCCGGTTGGAAGCCCGGTGACCTCGATCTCGTGGAGGCAAACGAGGCTTTTGCGGCGCAGGCTTGTGCAGTCAACAAGGACATGGGCTGGGATCCGTCGATCGTGAACGTGAACGGCGGCGCGATCGCGATCGGTCATCCGATCGGTGCCTCGGGTGCGCGGATCCTCAACACGTTGCTCTTCGAAATGAAGCGCCGCGATGCGAAGAAGGGTCTTGCCACGCTTTGCATCGGCGGCGGAATGGGTGTCGCCATGTGTGTCGAGCGCGGCTGAGGCATCTGGCCGCGCCGAACCGATCGGTGCGGCCGTCGCGATGGTCGGCAAGCAGACATTCTTCGATCAGGTCGTCTTCTCCGGCGGCGGGACGCGATGTTTCTGGCAGGCGGGCTTCATACATGTCCTGCGGCAGGAAATCCCGGTCCACCCTGAACGGCTGACGGGTGTCTCGGGCGGCGCGTGCTCGGCCTGCGGTTTCGTTACCCATCGCGGAGAACGGGTCCGCGACGCGATGATCGAGGCTTTTTCCAGGCAGGACTGGAATATCTCGCTCGACGACCCGGCGAGCGGAGATCACGGCCACACGCCGCATCAACGCGTCTATCGCGAGGTCATCGAATCCTGTTTCGGTGATCGGGAAGCTGCGAGCTTGATCGACGAAGGACCGCAGGTTCAGATCCTGATCGCGCGGCCACCCTCTCATAGCTGGGCCAAGCTTTCAGGTGCGGCGATGACGCTCGTCTACGAAGCTGACACCATGCTGCGATCGAACCCGCATCTGACCTGGCCGGAAGCGGCTGGAATGGTGGGCGAGTTAATTGATGCGAATCAAGCGGCGCGCGACGGACGGATCACCGACCTGATCTGCGCGGCGGCGACTATCCCGCCGGTCTTCGAGCCGCCACTCTGGGGCGGAGCGCCAGCGGTCGACGCGGGGATGATCGATCAAGCTCCGCTTCCCGTACCAGACCAGGGCCGAACCCTGGTTTTGCTGACAAAGATCTTTCGGGACGTGCCCGAACACCCGGATCGTCTCTACGTCATGCCGAGCGAGAGCGTCGTGGCCGACAAGATCGATTTCACCGATCCCGACAAGCTCAGGCAGACATGGCAACAGGGCGAGGAGGACGCTCATGCCTTCCTGAAATCCGGCGGGCTCACCGAACGTCTGAAACCATAAATCAACAAGGAGGAGAGAGAAAATGGCACGAGTAGCAATCGTGACGGGCGGCACGCGCGGAATCGGCGCGGCGGTCGCGCGCGCATTGAAAGCAGAAGGCCACCAGGTCGCGGCGACTTATGGTGGCAATGACGAAGCGGCAAAGGCGTTCACCGACGAGACAGGCATCAAGACCTACAAGTGGGGCGTCGACGATTACGAAGCCTGCAAGGAGGGCATCGCGCAAGTTGAAGCAGATCTCGGCCCCGTGGATATCCTCGTTAACAACGCGGGCATCACGCGCGATGCGCCGTTCCACAAGATGACGCCGGAAAAGTGGAACGAGGTGATCGGAACGAATCTTACCGGGGTCTTCAACATGACGCACAATGTCTGGGGAGGAATGCGCGAGCGCGGATTTGGCCGGATCGTCACAATCAGTTCGATCAATGGTCAGAAGGGCCAATTCGCACAGGCGAATTACGCGGCTGCGAAGGCCGGCGATATAGGCTTCACCAAGTCATTGGCGCAGGAGGGTGCGTCGAAGGGGATCACCGTCAACGTCGTGGCTCCGGGCTATATCAACACCGACATGATGAGCACGATTCCCCAGAAAGTGATGGACCAGATCGTCGGCGGCATTCCGGTCGGAAGGTTGGGTGAGCCCGACGAGATCGCACGCTGTGTCCGCTTTCTCTGTTCCGATGACGCAGCCTTCATTACAGGCGCGACCCTGTCGGCGAATGGCGGCCAGTACATGACCTGAGGTAGGTCATAATCGCGCTATAGGCGATCTTGGGGGCGTCGGCCCGATGGCCGACGCCCTTTTTCACGACTGGCTATTGTGACAGGCGCGTGATCTGCTCCTTCAGGCGGAGCTTTTGTTTCTTCAAGTCGGCGATACTGATGGGGTCGTAGCTCGGGCTGCGCTGTGCGTGCTCGACCTGTTGCGAGAGGGTCTGGTGTTTCAGCTGCAATTGCTGGAGATGCGAACTCAAAGCCATCGAAGTCCTCCTTGGTTGCCGGTACGTCAATTGACGCACAAAAATGCGCTCCTGTCACGTGACTGTCACGTGAGCCGTACCCATGCGCGAATTTTCCACAGCTCAGATCAGGCTCTGCCCGTTTCTGAGCACCGATTGCAGCCGGTCCGTATATTTATTGCGGCTGCAATCACAGGTTGATTCGAGGTGCATCGGTATCGGTGCGCTGACGATCAACGGAGCACGCCCGCCCTTCGTTCCGCGTACGAGGACGAGTGAGGCGGGGCGATCCGCGCGGGGCTGCAAAATCTGTACCACGATGGATCCGAGATGCGACTGCATCGCACCGAGAAGGTCCCCCATGCGGTCGGCTCGCTGGATCACGCTCATCATGCCACGGGGGGCGAGCCTGCGAGCGCCGACCGCTATCCAGCGCTCAAGTGGCAGGTCCTCGCGATGGGCTGTCGCGCGATCGTCCTTTGCGGGATGGGTGCCGCTGCCGGGGGCATAATAAGGGGGATTCGCGATGACGTGGTCGAAACGCCTCTGTCGAAGCTCGGTGGGCAGTTCATCCAGATCGCCGCTGTAAATTCCGGCGACGATCCCGTTCGTCTCGGCATTGCGCCGTGCGAGGGTGGCATATTCGTCCTGCAACTCGACGCCCGAAAGATCGAGACCGGGCACCCGCGAGGCGAGACAGAAAAGCGCGCATCCCACGCCGCAGCCGAGCTCCAGCACCGATTGTCCGGGTTTGGCGGGCACGAAACTCGCGAGGATGACCGGATCGACCCCGGCCCGGTATCCGCGGGCAGGCTGCTCGAGCGTCAGTCGACCGCCGAGAAAGGCGTCGCGTGTGGTCTCACCGCCCGAGATCGACATCGTTGTCCACCAGGACGGCTTCAGCACGAAAATGATCGCGGTCGGCCACCATCAGCCGTCTCGGAAGGATCCCGATGCTTCCTTCGAGAACGCTCATATGGACGTCCAACTCAAACCACTCTATCCCCTCGCCCGAAAGCAGGGCCTTCGCGAAGGCGATATTCGTGGGGTCGCTGCTGCGCATGAGTTCCTTCATGGGGCGCAGTTAAGTCGCCGCGCCCCCCTTGTCGAGCGGTGGAAATATGGACGCGAGTCTCAAGCCCCAGGAACGACTGGCACAGGCGCTCGCAGAGCCGCTGGCCGAGGTCGACGCGTTGATCCGCGAGCGCATGGCGAGCGAGCACGCCCCGCGCATTCCTGCCGTTACCGATCACCTGATCGGCGCGGGCGGCAAGCGCATCCGGCCGATGCTCACGCTCGCCGCCGCGCGCATGAACGGCTATCCCGGGCCCTACGACGTGCATCTGGCCGCGACGGTCGAGTTCATCCACACCGCCACGCTCCTGCACGACGACGTCGTCGACGGGTCGGGCCAGCGCCGCGGTCGGCCGACCGCGAACATCCTGTGGGACAACAAGTCGAGCGTCCTCGTGGGCGACTATCTTTTTGCGCGATCGTTCCAGCTGATGGTCGAGACGGGGTCGCTGCGCGTGCTCGACATCCTGGCGAGCGCGGCGGCCACGATTGCCGAGGGCGAGGTCCTGCAACTCACCGCGATGAGCGATCTCGCCACGAGCGAGGACGTCTATCTCAAGATCGTGCGTGGCAAGACCGCCGCGCTCTTCTCGGCGGCGACCGAGGTGGGCGGCGTGATCGCCGGTATTCCCGACGACCTGGTCGGGGCGCTGCATCGTTATGGCGACGCGCTGGGCATCGCGTTCCAGATGGTCGACGACCTGCTCGACTGGCAGACGGGCGAAGCTGCCGGAAAGAATTTCGGCGACGATTTCCGCGAGCGCAAGATGACGCTGCCGATCATCCGTGCAGTCGCAGGGGCCGAAGGCGAGGAATGGGCGTTCTGGGTGCGCACGATCGGACGCGGTGCGCAGGAAGAGGGTGATCTGGAGGCGGCATTCGACTTGCTGAAGCGCCGCGGTGCGATCGAGAGCACGCGGCAAACGGCGCTCGCCTGGGCCGAGACGGCCAAGAGGGCACTCGACCCGCTTCCCGATACCGAGCTGCGTGACCTGCTGCGCAATCTGGCCGATTACGTGGTCGTGCGGATCCAGTAGCTCAGGCAAGTCCCGTGGCACGGATCCACCAATTGGGGTGCTCCTTGGTAAGCTTGGCGGCCGCCATCTGCGCTTCTGGCGCGGAGGCATAGAGCCCGAAGCAGGTCGCACCGCTGCCCGACATCCGCGCAAGCAGGCAGCTTTCGGTCCGGGCGATGCGCGCGAGCGCCACGCCGACTGCCGGGCAGACGCTGCGCGCCGGATCCTCGAGATCGTTGCGCTGATCTCCGAGCCAGTCGGCCAAAGCGCGTGCGTCGGGCCATGCCGGAAAGGGGGGGAGGGGAGCGTTCTCGCGCCTCGTGAGCGCGTTGAATATCGTGGGTGTCGAGACCGCCACGCGCGGGTTGACCAATACGGCATGGATTGGCGGGAGCCCGTCGACAGGCTTCACGATCTCACCCACGCCCTCGACCCGCGCGGCGCGCGACAGGAGGCAGACAGGCAGATCCGCACCGAGCCGGACAGGATCGGCAGGCAGCGCGCGACCGTCCATATTTCGGAGCGCATGAAGTGCAGCCGCCGCATCCGCAGTCCCGCCGCCGATGCCGGCCTCGATCGGCAGATGCTTGTCAAGCGTGAAGGCCGCAGGAGGGCCGTCCGTCGCGCGCGCGGCCCTGATCACGAGGTTGTCGTCTCCCGCAGGACAACGATCCGCCATCGGACCCGTCACGGAGAGAGACCAGTGCTCGGCCGGTCGGACCTCGAGGCTGTCGCCGATCTCGGCAAAGACCACGAGCGAATCGAGCAGGTGATACCCGTCGGCGCGCCGCCCCGTGACATGCAGGGCAAGGTTGATCTTGGCGCGGGCCCGCAGAGAAAGATCAGCCGCCGTCATTGACGATCAGCGGTGTGCCCTCTTCCTCGTCGATGACGCGATCGAGGCCGATCTCGAGCTTGCGGCGAATGCGGTCCGGTTCGACCTCGTCGTTTTGGTCGTTGTCGACGAAGCTGAGCGCACGCTGCCACTGAAACCGTGCCTCCAGCTTGCGGCCGACCATCCAGTACACATCGCCCAGATGATCGTTCACCACCGGATCGACGGGCATGAGCTCGACCGCGCGTTCCATCGGCTCGACGGCTTCGTCGAAACGGCCGAGGCGGTAGAGCCCCCAGCCGAGACTGTCGACGATGAAGCCTGAATCGGGGCGGGCGGCGACGGCACGCTCGATCAGTGAAAGCGCTTCGTCATAATCCTCTCCGCGTTCAAGCATGGAATAGCCGAGATAGTTCAGCACGATGGGGCTGTCGGGGTTGACCTCGAGCGCGGCACGGAAATCCGCTTCCGCCTCGGACCATTCGTCCAGCCGCTCGTAGGTCACGGCGCGGGAGAAAAGGGCGATCCAGCGCGACGGATCGTCATCGCCGAACGCTTCGAGAGCGTCGGTATAGACCGCATTCGCCTCTTCCGTCCGGTCGTCCTCGCGCAGCGCGTCCGCGAGCGCCATCAGGATCGGCGCACGGCTCGG of Palleronia sp. LCG004 contains these proteins:
- a CDS encoding patatin-like phospholipase family protein; this encodes MPRFASAAEWVSPCVSSAAEASGRAEPIGAAVAMVGKQTFFDQVVFSGGGTRCFWQAGFIHVLRQEIPVHPERLTGVSGGACSACGFVTHRGERVRDAMIEAFSRQDWNISLDDPASGDHGHTPHQRVYREVIESCFGDREAASLIDEGPQVQILIARPPSHSWAKLSGAAMTLVYEADTMLRSNPHLTWPEAAGMVGELIDANQAARDGRITDLICAAATIPPVFEPPLWGGAPAVDAGMIDQAPLPVPDQGRTLVLLTKIFRDVPEHPDRLYVMPSESVVADKIDFTDPDKLRQTWQQGEEDAHAFLKSGGLTERLKP
- a CDS encoding tRNA1(Val) (adenine(37)-N6)-methyltransferase, giving the protein MSISGGETTRDAFLGGRLTLEQPARGYRAGVDPVILASFVPAKPGQSVLELGCGVGCALFCLASRVPGLDLSGVELQDEYATLARRNAETNGIVAGIYSGDLDELPTELRQRRFDHVIANPPYYAPGSGTHPAKDDRATAHREDLPLERWIAVGARRLAPRGMMSVIQRADRMGDLLGAMQSHLGSIVVQILQPRADRPASLVLVRGTKGGRAPLIVSAPIPMHLESTCDCSRNKYTDRLQSVLRNGQSLI
- a CDS encoding YdcH family protein translates to MALSSHLQQLQLKHQTLSQQVEHAQRSPSYDPISIADLKKQKLRLKEQITRLSQ
- a CDS encoding DUF2007 domain-containing protein; protein product: MKELMRSSDPTNIAFAKALLSGEGIEWFELDVHMSVLEGSIGILPRRLMVADRDHFRAEAVLVDNDVDLGR
- a CDS encoding polyprenyl synthetase family protein, giving the protein MDASLKPQERLAQALAEPLAEVDALIRERMASEHAPRIPAVTDHLIGAGGKRIRPMLTLAAARMNGYPGPYDVHLAATVEFIHTATLLHDDVVDGSGQRRGRPTANILWDNKSSVLVGDYLFARSFQLMVETGSLRVLDILASAAATIAEGEVLQLTAMSDLATSEDVYLKIVRGKTAALFSAATEVGGVIAGIPDDLVGALHRYGDALGIAFQMVDDLLDWQTGEAAGKNFGDDFRERKMTLPIIRAVAGAEGEEWAFWVRTIGRGAQEEGDLEAAFDLLKRRGAIESTRQTALAWAETAKRALDPLPDTELRDLLRNLADYVVVRIQ
- the phbB gene encoding acetoacetyl-CoA reductase encodes the protein MARVAIVTGGTRGIGAAVARALKAEGHQVAATYGGNDEAAKAFTDETGIKTYKWGVDDYEACKEGIAQVEADLGPVDILVNNAGITRDAPFHKMTPEKWNEVIGTNLTGVFNMTHNVWGGMRERGFGRIVTISSINGQKGQFAQANYAAAKAGDIGFTKSLAQEGASKGITVNVVAPGYINTDMMSTIPQKVMDQIVGGIPVGRLGEPDEIARCVRFLCSDDAAFITGATLSANGGQYMT
- a CDS encoding 4-(cytidine 5'-diphospho)-2-C-methyl-D-erythritol kinase, whose product is MTAADLSLRARAKINLALHVTGRRADGYHLLDSLVVFAEIGDSLEVRPAEHWSLSVTGPMADRCPAGDDNLVIRAARATDGPPAAFTLDKHLPIEAGIGGGTADAAAALHALRNMDGRALPADPVRLGADLPVCLLSRAARVEGVGEIVKPVDGLPPIHAVLVNPRVAVSTPTIFNALTRRENAPLPPFPAWPDARALADWLGDQRNDLEDPARSVCPAVGVALARIARTESCLLARMSGSGATCFGLYASAPEAQMAAAKLTKEHPNWWIRATGLA